The segment CCAGGCAATACAGAAACACGCAAAAAAAACTATCGATGTTCATTTAATGATTGTGGAGCCGGATAGGTATATTAAAGAGTTTGCAGCATTGGGTGCCAATAATCTTACTGTTCACTATGAAGCCAGCACACACCTGCATAGAACTTTGCAGGCGATTAAGGCAGAAGGAATGAAAGCGGGAGTAGCCATTAATCCACATACACGTGTAAATCTTCTAGAGGACGTTATAAAAGATATTGATCTGGTATGTATTATGAGTGTCAATCCCGGGTTTGGAGGACAAAGCTTTATAGAAAATACTTACTCAAAAATTCAACGATTAAAGGAAATTATAGTTAATAATAATGCCACTACTCTCATTGAAATTGATGGCGGCGTGACTAGCGAGAATGCCGCGCAGCTGGTAAAAGCTTATGCCGATGTACTGGTAGCCGGGAGCTTTGTGTTTAAAGCAGAGGACCAGCCAGGAACGATAAAAGAATTGAAAGAACTTGCAAACAAATAAAGAGCAATACGATTTAATCATCATTGGAGGTGGGCCTATAGGAATTGCCTGTGGCCTTGAAGCTGAAAAAAAGGGATTGTCTTATCTCGTTTTAGAAAAGGGGTGCCTGGTAAATTCCCTGTACCACTACCCTACAAATATGACCTTCTTTTCAACTTCAGAAAAGCTGGAACTGGATAATATTCCCTTTATCAGCAATAATCCGAAGCCAAGAAAAGCGGAAGCATTAGAATATTATCGGAGAATAGCTACTTCCAATAATGTGAAAATCAATTTATTTGAGAAAGTCCTTTCAGTAGAGACTTCAAAAGAAAATCAACACACAGTTATTACTACGAAAGAAAGGTATTCCACCCTTAAAATTATTGTAGCTACTGGTTTTTATGACATTCCTAATTACCTGAATATCCCGGGAGAAGAGCT is part of the Antarcticibacterium sp. 1MA-6-2 genome and harbors:
- the rpe gene encoding ribulose-phosphate 3-epimerase encodes the protein MKPKLIAPSVLAADFANLQRDIEMINSSEADWFHIDIMDGVFVPNISFGMPVLQAIQKHAKKTIDVHLMIVEPDRYIKEFAALGANNLTVHYEASTHLHRTLQAIKAEGMKAGVAINPHTRVNLLEDVIKDIDLVCIMSVNPGFGGQSFIENTYSKIQRLKEIIVNNNATTLIEIDGGVTSENAAQLVKAYADVLVAGSFVFKAEDQPGTIKELKELANK